A single Mercenaria mercenaria strain notata chromosome 9, MADL_Memer_1, whole genome shotgun sequence DNA region contains:
- the LOC123547271 gene encoding G-protein coupled receptor dmsr-1-like, with protein MGTDYTPYTTSVNTFFENSSDSLTNIQNATQATILQESDLMKFQVKYARIHGYVSACVCLFGFLANIANIVVLTRKNMITSTNVILTCLAVADLFTMLDYFPFAMHFYILKDPDLQFPSTRGYGWICYLLFHANFSVVCHSCAIWLTIELATFRFVCIWFPTRGSAYCTVIRAIVCAAIILGSVLFLCVPNMIINNMKSSYSNITVGNTTRLDIVYNHVYREGGAFVHIDKLNKMIQATIFKILPCFLLTVLTILLVVAMHRAYKRRMALKNQGRRQESDRHGEHNRTTVMLLAVVVLFLLTELPQGILTIMGLIEERFFFEVYQPLGDILDIMALCNNAINFVLYSTMSRQFRETFVSTFCWFCPKSRPGWMKMELVKTKPTQNGNTMMTEHTHV; from the coding sequence ATGGGAACGGACTACACGCCTTATACAACCTCGGTAAACACcttttttgaaaatagttcagACTCTTTGACAAACATTCAAAATGCTACGCAAGCAACGATTCTTCAGGAATCTGACCTTATGAAGTTTCAGGTAAAATACGCTCGGATTCACGGATATGTCAGTGCTTGCGTTTGTTTGTTCGGGTTTTTGGCAAATATTGCAAATATAGTAGTGTTGACGAGGAAGAATATGATAACGTCTACAAATGTTATATTAACGTGTCTAGCTGTTGCTGACCTTTTTACAATGTTGGATTATTTTCCGTTTGCCATGCACTTCTACATACTAAAAGACCCAGACCTACAATTTCCGAGTACTCGGGGATACGGTTGGATATGTTATCTGCTTTTCCATGCAAATTTCAGTGTTGTATGTCATTCTTGTGCAATATGGCTGACCATTGAGTTAGCAACCTTCCGTTTTGTTTGCATATGGTTTCCAACCCGAGGGAGCGCATACTGTACTGTGATAAGAGCAATAGTATGTGCAGCAATCATCCTAGGGTCCGTCTTATTTTTGTGTGTACCAAATATGATCATAAACAACATGAAAAGTAGCTATTCCAATATCACTGTTGGAAATACAACAAGACTGGACATTGTCTATAACCATGTGTACAGAGAAGGAGGGGCATTTGTACACATTGACAAGCTGAATAAAATGATACAAGCTACCATATTTAAAATCCTTCCCTGCTTTTTACTTACTGTATTAACAATTTTGCTGGTTGTTGCTATGCATAGAGCGTATAAAAGAAGAATGGCCTTAAAGAACCAAGGACGCCGCCAGGAATCGGATCGCCACGGCGAACATAATAGAACAACAGTGATGCTTCTTGCGGTTGTTGTCTTGTTTTTGCTGACCGAGTTACCACAAGGAATTTTAACAATTATGGGTTTGATTGAGGAGAGGTTTTTCTTCGAGGTTTACCAACCTCTGGGCGACATACTAGACATAATGGCTTTGTGTAATAAtgcaataaattttgttttatatagtacAATGTCAAGGCAGTTTCGAGAAACATTTGTTTCCACGTTTTGCTGGTTTTGTCCGAAGTCAAGGCCTGGTTGGATGAAAATGGAActtgtaaaaacaaaaccaacACAGAACGGAAACACTATGATGACAGAACATACCCATGTATAG